The proteins below are encoded in one region of Halalkalicoccus jeotgali B3:
- a CDS encoding TetR/AcrR family transcriptional regulator — protein MTQSESCDDDPQTTQEQILQATYRALHRYGYAGLTIQRIADFTDVSKSSIYYHHEDKDELLLAFLERVLRDVQAGFEIEPEHDPVADLERFLERIFASIDPEPATEALPIGAYVEIRSQAVSNAAYRERVTDIDDALESQFRSLLQQGVEQGVVKDVDVGQVSEYLLTTIVGTLERYATTDEFAVEVVRAELERYLEHRVIA, from the coding sequence ATGACGCAGTCCGAGTCCTGTGACGACGACCCACAAACCACCCAGGAGCAGATCCTCCAGGCGACCTATCGGGCGCTCCATCGGTACGGCTACGCCGGGCTGACGATCCAGCGGATCGCCGACTTCACCGACGTCAGTAAGTCCTCGATCTACTACCACCACGAGGACAAGGACGAACTCCTGCTCGCGTTTCTCGAACGAGTGCTGCGGGACGTCCAGGCGGGGTTCGAGATCGAACCCGAACACGACCCGGTCGCCGATCTGGAGCGCTTTCTCGAGCGGATCTTCGCATCGATCGATCCCGAGCCGGCGACCGAAGCCCTCCCGATCGGCGCCTACGTCGAGATCCGCTCACAGGCCGTCTCGAACGCGGCCTATCGTGAGCGGGTCACGGACATCGATGACGCGCTCGAATCGCAGTTCCGATCGCTCCTTCAACAGGGGGTCGAGCAGGGCGTCGTCAAAGACGTCGACGTCGGGCAGGTCAGCGAGTACCTCCTGACGACGATCGTCGGTACGCTAGAACGGTATGCGACGACCGACGAGTTCGCGGTCGAGGTGGTACGGGCGGAGCTCGAACGGTATCTCGAACACCGCGTTATCGCGTGA
- a CDS encoding daunorubicin resistance protein DrrA family ABC transporter ATP-binding protein, producing MTAIRVTDLTKTVGCVTAVDGISFTVEDGELFGLLGPNGAGKSTLINMLVTLLRPTSGTATVNGHDIIEETGAVRNSLGIVFQEPALDEELTGEENLAFHSRLYGQSKTVRQQRIDEILDLVGLSEQRDDPVGTYSGGMKRRLEIGRGLLHEPAVLFLDEPTVGLDARTRRDTWEYIQRMNEETDVSVVLTTHYIEEAEQLCDRVAIVDEGRIVAIDSPTALTASLGGDVVAIDVEGRVAALATRLDACPWVSRYTTTDTGVRVTVERGETRIADLVRLADDADVAITSVDSHTPNLETVFLSLTGATLTEREADTPASDGRRPRDVPVDPAETPARANTGDGE from the coding sequence ATGACCGCGATACGAGTAACGGACCTCACGAAGACGGTCGGGTGCGTCACCGCAGTCGACGGGATTTCCTTTACCGTCGAAGACGGGGAACTGTTCGGGCTCCTCGGTCCCAACGGAGCAGGCAAATCGACGCTCATCAACATGCTCGTCACACTCTTGCGCCCGACTTCCGGGACGGCGACGGTCAACGGTCACGATATCATCGAGGAGACCGGCGCCGTCCGCAACAGTCTCGGTATCGTCTTTCAGGAACCGGCACTCGACGAGGAACTCACCGGCGAGGAGAACCTCGCGTTTCACTCGCGACTGTACGGCCAATCCAAAACCGTCCGCCAACAGCGCATCGACGAGATCCTCGATCTCGTCGGGTTGAGCGAGCAACGCGACGATCCGGTCGGCACGTATTCGGGCGGGATGAAGCGTCGTCTGGAGATCGGCCGCGGACTGTTACACGAACCGGCCGTACTCTTTCTCGACGAGCCGACGGTCGGACTGGACGCGCGTACCCGCCGGGACACGTGGGAGTACATCCAGCGGATGAACGAGGAGACGGACGTGTCGGTCGTCCTGACGACCCACTACATCGAAGAGGCCGAACAACTCTGTGACCGCGTCGCCATCGTCGACGAGGGACGGATCGTCGCCATCGATTCCCCGACCGCGCTCACGGCCTCGCTTGGCGGCGACGTCGTGGCTATCGACGTCGAGGGGCGGGTCGCGGCGCTCGCTACTCGTCTGGACGCCTGTCCGTGGGTAAGTAGGTACACGACGACGGACACCGGAGTTCGCGTCACTGTCGAGCGCGGGGAGACACGAATCGCGGACCTCGTACGACTGGCCGACGATGCTGACGTAGCGATCACGTCCGTCGATAGCCACACGCCGAACCTCGAAACCGTCTTCCTCTCGCTCACCGGGGCGACGCTCACGGAGCGCGAAGCCGATACGCCGGCGAGTGACGGGAGGAGGCCACGGGACGTGCCGGTCGATCCTGCCGAAACCCCCGCTCGGGCTAACACGGGGGACGGCGAATGA
- a CDS encoding ABC transporter permease: protein MKLVDPQSIYALWLRDVKRFLRTPSRIVGSIAMPLLFLVFLGFGFSGAAIPGLPEGVDYLQYLVPGMVGFTMLFGASFAGMSILSDQDVGFLKEILVAPVSRTSIVLGRIAGGSTTALVQAVLILLVSIPLGFRLVNPLLAPLAAVFLVLIAITFVGFGVALASQFSDSEGFGLIIQFVIFPLFFLSGAIYPVKGLPSAVRLLAYINPLTYGVDGLRAVLVGTSAYPLAVDLGALVVSSVVMVAVGTYLFERVEAT, encoded by the coding sequence ATGAAACTCGTCGACCCACAGAGCATCTACGCCCTCTGGCTGCGCGACGTCAAGCGATTCCTCCGTACGCCCTCCCGCATCGTCGGCTCGATCGCGATGCCGCTGTTGTTCCTCGTCTTTCTCGGGTTCGGCTTTAGCGGCGCTGCGATTCCCGGGCTCCCCGAGGGTGTCGATTATCTCCAGTATCTCGTGCCCGGGATGGTTGGCTTTACGATGCTGTTCGGGGCGTCCTTTGCCGGGATGTCGATCCTCTCGGACCAGGACGTCGGCTTCCTCAAGGAGATCCTCGTCGCCCCGGTCAGCCGGACGTCGATCGTCCTCGGCCGGATCGCCGGGGGCTCAACGACAGCGCTCGTTCAAGCCGTGCTCATCCTGCTGGTCTCGATCCCGCTCGGCTTCCGTCTCGTAAACCCGCTGTTGGCCCCGCTGGCGGCCGTTTTCCTCGTGCTGATCGCCATCACGTTCGTCGGGTTCGGGGTCGCGCTTGCCTCCCAGTTCAGCGACAGCGAGGGGTTCGGCCTGATCATCCAGTTCGTCATCTTCCCACTGTTTTTCCTCTCGGGTGCCATCTATCCCGTCAAGGGACTCCCGAGCGCGGTCCGCCTCCTCGCGTATATCAACCCCTTGACGTACGGCGTCGACGGGCTGCGAGCGGTCCTCGTGGGTACGTCTGCGTATCCACTCGCCGTCGACCTCGGGGCGCTCGTGGTTTCGTCGGTGGTGATGGTCGCCGTCGGAACGTACCTCTTCGAACGCGTCGAAGCGACCTGA
- a CDS encoding FxLYD domain-containing protein: protein MKELDRRALLTTTGATVASIAVAGCIGGSGSSSDGDTNETDWPSEEVSGEIEETPEYLEIPSFNAYSTGDDVGVLGVVENVSDNRLDDIEVTVTLYNDDTVIDAFVDASTEDIDDLRPGNRWQFYVVVGDEAGAEATSFTISAGAEVVEGTGTGNETRMGTGGNETD from the coding sequence GTGAAAGAGCTCGATCGACGAGCGCTCCTCACGACCACGGGAGCAACCGTCGCCAGCATCGCCGTCGCCGGTTGTATCGGCGGTTCCGGTAGTAGCTCGGATGGTGATACGAACGAAACGGACTGGCCGTCGGAAGAGGTCAGCGGGGAGATCGAAGAAACGCCGGAGTACTTGGAAATCCCGTCGTTCAACGCGTATTCGACGGGTGACGATGTAGGCGTATTGGGAGTCGTCGAAAACGTCAGCGACAATCGTCTCGACGACATCGAAGTCACAGTGACACTCTACAACGACGATACCGTCATCGATGCGTTCGTCGATGCGTCTACCGAGGACATCGATGATCTGCGTCCGGGCAACAGGTGGCAGTTCTATGTCGTCGTTGGGGATGAAGCCGGTGCGGAGGCGACCAGCTTTACGATTTCGGCCGGTGCGGAGGTCGTCGAAGGGACTGGAACCGGAAATGAAACCCGGATGGGGACCGGCGGGAACGAAACGGACTAA
- a CDS encoding ester cyclase: MTPQTLTTENHEIAERVFTDLLDGHDLALIPDLYAADCALYGMTGPEPIDREEYETFLSMYFEAFPDLSFEIEETISDGDRVGVRWTSRGTHTGELMDLPVTGKPVTVTGLSFIHIDGGMITAVYNNHDRLGLLEQLGAIPDSPRKMVGFVLGQLRGRLARR, from the coding sequence ATGACTCCACAAACCCTCACTACTGAGAACCACGAGATCGCAGAGCGCGTCTTTACCGACCTCCTCGACGGCCACGATCTCGCGCTCATCCCCGACCTGTACGCAGCGGATTGTGCCCTCTACGGGATGACCGGGCCCGAACCCATCGACCGCGAGGAGTACGAAACCTTCCTCTCGATGTACTTCGAGGCGTTTCCGGACCTCTCGTTCGAGATCGAGGAGACGATCAGCGACGGCGACCGCGTCGGCGTCCGATGGACCTCGCGCGGGACCCATACCGGCGAGCTGATGGACCTCCCCGTGACCGGTAAGCCGGTCACCGTTACGGGGCTCTCGTTCATCCACATCGACGGCGGAATGATTACGGCGGTGTACAACAACCACGACCGGCTGGGACTGCTCGAACAGCTCGGTGCCATCCCCGATTCGCCCCGCAAGATGGTGGGGTTCGTACTCGGTCAACTCCGAGGCCGGCTCGCTCGCCGCTGA
- a CDS encoding Bug family tripartite tricarboxylate transporter substrate binding protein: MSGLAGCAGELGGGEEEEDFPTQDIEMICPWAAGGGTDLTGRRLAELGQDPLGTSLYVTNQTGGSGSAGFNAIANAEADGYTVGITTVEICTISHLGIADVTPEDLDAVIQYNFDPATLTVPGDAPYSTLEEFVTYAEENPGEIRVSNSGTGAIWHLSAAGFAQEAGIELSHVGYDGGSPATQAVVSGEVEATAASAPEVAGQVQDGPLEILAVFGEERLDMFPEVPTLQESGYDFTMGAWRGLTVPQGTDEERISTLEEGFTSVYESEDFQSFMEEQGFGLVYRDAEEFGQFMESEYERFGGIIDELGLAQSG, from the coding sequence ATGAGCGGACTGGCCGGCTGTGCCGGCGAACTCGGTGGCGGCGAGGAAGAAGAGGACTTCCCGACTCAGGACATCGAGATGATCTGTCCGTGGGCGGCCGGCGGTGGTACTGACCTGACCGGTCGCCGGCTCGCGGAACTCGGCCAAGACCCGCTCGGTACTTCGCTGTACGTCACCAACCAGACCGGCGGCAGCGGCAGTGCCGGCTTCAACGCGATCGCGAACGCTGAGGCCGACGGGTACACCGTCGGCATCACCACCGTCGAGATCTGTACGATCTCGCATCTCGGAATCGCGGACGTCACCCCCGAGGACCTCGACGCGGTCATCCAATACAACTTCGATCCGGCCACCCTCACCGTTCCCGGGGACGCCCCCTACAGCACCCTCGAAGAGTTCGTCACATACGCCGAGGAGAATCCCGGTGAGATCCGGGTTTCGAACTCCGGAACCGGGGCGATCTGGCACCTCTCTGCGGCAGGTTTCGCCCAAGAGGCCGGTATCGAACTCAGCCACGTCGGCTACGACGGCGGGTCGCCCGCGACCCAGGCCGTCGTCAGCGGCGAGGTCGAAGCAACGGCGGCGAGCGCACCGGAGGTCGCCGGCCAAGTCCAGGACGGTCCCCTTGAGATCCTCGCCGTGTTCGGCGAGGAGCGCCTCGATATGTTCCCCGAAGTGCCGACGCTTCAGGAGTCGGGCTATGACTTTACCATGGGTGCGTGGCGCGGACTGACGGTCCCGCAAGGGACCGACGAAGAGCGGATCAGCACCCTCGAGGAGGGCTTTACGAGCGTCTATGAGTCCGAGGACTTCCAGTCGTTCATGGAAGAACAGGGCTTCGGGCTCGTCTACCGCGACGCCGAGGAGTTCGGCCAGTTCATGGAGTCGGAGTACGAGCGCTTCGGCGGGATTATCGACGAACTCGGACTGGCACAATCGGGCTGA
- a CDS encoding tripartite tricarboxylate transporter TctB family protein, with protein sequence MFRSDVIAAGLLFVLSAAVFVVSADFPAGRGGDPGAALFPRLITGTIAVLALGLLVKDLTASERSAHEIDPTVVRRLAVVVAFPTIYIFAMPILGFPLTTVAFLAGLMWYSGARSVPVVLGSSIGVMLVLYYLFGVLFQVPLPEGLVPIDAVLPSIVVGLI encoded by the coding sequence GTGTTCCGATCGGACGTCATCGCTGCCGGACTCCTGTTCGTGCTCTCGGCGGCCGTTTTCGTCGTCAGCGCCGACTTCCCGGCCGGCCGTGGCGGCGATCCCGGAGCGGCGCTTTTCCCTCGACTCATCACGGGGACGATCGCGGTACTGGCGCTCGGGTTGCTCGTCAAAGATCTCACCGCAAGCGAGCGATCCGCCCACGAGATCGATCCGACCGTCGTCCGCCGACTCGCGGTCGTCGTCGCGTTCCCGACGATCTACATCTTCGCCATGCCGATACTCGGGTTCCCCCTGACGACGGTGGCCTTTCTGGCGGGGCTCATGTGGTACTCCGGAGCGCGATCGGTCCCGGTCGTTCTCGGGAGTTCCATCGGCGTTATGCTCGTTCTGTACTACCTCTTCGGGGTCCTCTTTCAGGTCCCGCTTCCGGAGGGACTCGTTCCGATCGATGCGGTGTTACCGTCGATCGTCGTGGGGCTGATCTGA
- a CDS encoding tripartite tricarboxylate transporter permease yields the protein MPPLLDFFAQGAALVFEPLALVLIVIGVVIGLTMGSLPGMTATMTVAVLVSFTFGMEPVEGMMLLLGIYGGALYAGSIPAILIRTPGTPSAAATVFDGFPLAQQGKAGRAIGIATVASFVGGVISVAVLAILAPQIANVALAFRSPENFAIAVFGLTIIASISGDSIIKGLISGLLGMFLATVGLDPNLGFPRFSFGIDVLTAGIEFIAVMIGLFGIAEGLTRYRAGIDTGHAEQDLSAVRPTRGDLKNIGNVTFGSGVVGAFIGAIPGAGGDIASFVTYNEAKRWCSNAVPEFGEGNVLGVAAAESGNNASTGGALIPTLTLGIPGDSVTAILIGALLVHGIRPGPGLFESEPGLVYAIFIGFFLVYVVILVLGLLGARYWARLIDFPSMYLWPVIFILCIIGSIALRGNLLDAWVMLGAGVLGYFMRMDDYPLAPMVLGLILGPIAESNLRRSLQVSGGSLDIIYTSPIAMTILLFSVVSLFLPFVRQGIRQYQS from the coding sequence GTGCCGCCCCTCCTCGACTTCTTCGCTCAGGGTGCCGCGCTCGTTTTCGAACCACTCGCGCTCGTATTGATCGTCATCGGCGTGGTGATCGGGCTTACGATGGGCTCGCTGCCCGGGATGACGGCGACCATGACTGTCGCCGTGCTTGTCTCGTTTACCTTCGGGATGGAGCCCGTCGAGGGGATGATGCTGCTCTTGGGGATCTACGGTGGCGCTCTCTATGCGGGCTCGATCCCGGCGATCCTCATCCGAACGCCGGGGACGCCGAGTGCCGCCGCGACGGTCTTCGACGGCTTCCCGCTGGCTCAGCAGGGAAAAGCCGGTCGAGCGATCGGAATCGCGACCGTCGCCTCGTTCGTCGGTGGCGTCATCAGCGTCGCCGTTCTCGCGATACTCGCACCGCAGATCGCGAACGTCGCACTCGCGTTCCGGTCGCCCGAGAACTTCGCGATCGCCGTCTTCGGATTGACGATCATCGCCAGCATCAGTGGCGACTCCATCATCAAGGGGCTGATCTCGGGGCTGTTGGGTATGTTCCTCGCCACCGTCGGACTCGACCCGAACCTCGGCTTTCCCCGGTTCTCGTTCGGAATCGACGTGCTCACCGCCGGTATCGAGTTCATCGCCGTGATGATCGGGCTGTTCGGTATCGCCGAAGGGCTCACCCGGTATCGTGCCGGGATCGACACCGGCCACGCCGAACAGGACCTCTCTGCGGTCCGGCCGACCCGCGGGGACCTCAAGAACATCGGCAACGTCACCTTCGGGTCGGGTGTGGTCGGCGCGTTTATCGGCGCTATTCCCGGCGCAGGCGGGGACATCGCGTCGTTCGTTACGTACAACGAGGCCAAACGCTGGTGTAGTAATGCGGTCCCAGAGTTCGGCGAGGGCAACGTCCTCGGCGTCGCCGCCGCAGAATCGGGCAACAACGCGAGTACGGGCGGGGCGCTTATTCCAACGCTCACCCTGGGGATTCCCGGCGACTCGGTCACGGCGATCCTCATCGGGGCGTTACTGGTCCACGGTATTCGACCGGGTCCCGGCCTCTTCGAGAGCGAACCCGGCTTGGTCTATGCGATCTTCATCGGGTTCTTCCTCGTGTACGTCGTTATCCTCGTACTCGGACTGCTCGGCGCGCGCTACTGGGCTCGGCTGATCGACTTCCCGTCGATGTATCTCTGGCCCGTGATCTTCATCCTCTGTATCATCGGGTCGATCGCCCTGCGGGGCAATCTGCTCGATGCGTGGGTGATGCTCGGTGCTGGCGTACTCGGCTACTTCATGCGCATGGACGATTACCCGCTGGCACCGATGGTGCTGGGACTCATCCTCGGACCGATCGCCGAGTCGAACCTCAG